One window from the genome of Leishmania mexicana MHOM/GT/2001/U1103 complete genome, chromosome 18 encodes:
- a CDS encoding UTP-glucose-1-phosphate uridylyltransferase 2,putative: MENDMKSLSAAAQACAKKMRDAKVNEACIRTFVAQHVMVSKGETGFIPDSAIMPVDSLDALDSLTIECGNAVLQSTVVLKLNGGLGTGMGLHDAKTLLEVKDGKTFLDFTALQVQYLRQHCSEHLRFMLMDSFNTSASTKNFLKSRYPWLYQVFDPEVELMQNQVPKILQDTLEPAAWAEDPGCEWAPPGHGDIYTALYGSGKLQELVKQGYRYMFVSNGDNLGATIDKRVLAYMEKKKIDFLMEVCRRTESDKKGGHLARQTVYVKGKDGQADAEKTVLLLRESAQCPKADMESFQDINKYAFFNTNNLWIRLPVLLETMKEHGGTLPLPVIRNEKTVDPSNSASPKVYQLETAMGAAIAMFESASAIVVPRSRFAPVKTCADLLALRSDAYVVTDDFRLVLDDRCHGHPPIVDLDSAHYKMMSGFEKLVQHGVPSLVDCKRVTVRGLVQFGADNVLTGTVKIENADSASPFVIPDGAKLNDTTASPPQSTSK; this comes from the coding sequence ATGGAAAACGACATGAAGTccctcagcgccgccgctcaggCGTGCGCAAAGAAGATGCGCGATGCCAAGGTGAACGAGGCGTGCATCCGCACCTTCGTTGCACAGCACGTCATGGTCAGTAAAGGCGAGACGGGGTTCATTCCCGACTCCgccatcatgccggtcgACTCCCTCGATGCCCTGGACAGCCTCACCATTGAGTGCGGCAACGCTGTCCTGCAGAGCACCGTTGTGCTGAAGCTGAACGGCGGCCTCGGCACCGGTATGGGGCTGCACGACGCCAAGACGCTGCTCGAGGTCAAGGATGGCAAGACGTTTCTTGATTTTACAGCGCTTCAGGTGCAGTACCTTCGCCAGCACTGCAGCGAGCACCTGCGCTTTATGCTGATGGACAGCTTCAACACCTCCGCTAGCACCAAGAACTTTCTGAAGTCGCGCTACCCGTGGCTGTACCAGGTCTTTGACCCAGAGGTAGAACTGATGCAGAACCAGGTGCCCAAAATACTGCAGGACACGCTCGAGCCGGCGGCCTGGGCCGAGGACCCGGGGTGTGAGTGGGCGCCGCCGGGGCACGGTGACATCTACACCGCTTTGTATGGCTCCGGCAAGCTACAGGAACTCGTCAAGCAGGGCTACCGCTACATGTTCGTCAGCAACGGCGACAACCTCGGCGCCACCATCGACAAGCGCGTGCTGGCATACATGGAGAAGAAGAAGATCGACTTTCTGATGGAGGTGTGCCGCCGAACAGAGAGCGACAAGAAAGGCGGTCACCTGGCCCGGCAGACGGTGTATGTGAAGGGCAAGGACGGTCAGGCAGACGCCGAgaagacggtgctgctgctgcgggagTCGGCCCAGTGCCCCAAGGCGGACATGGAAAGCTTCCAGGACATCAACAAGTACGCCTTCTTCAACACGAACAACCTATGGATCAGGCtcccggtgctgctggagacgATGAAGGAGCAcggcggcacgctgccgctgccggtcaTCCGAAACGAGAAGACAGTCGATCCATCTAACTCAGCATCGCCCAAGGTGTACCAGCTGGAAACTGCCATGGGCGCCGCGATCGCCATGTTCGAAAGCGCATCGGCCATTGTCgtgccgcgcagccgcttcgcCCCCGTAAAGACGTGCGCCGATCTGCTCGCTCTGCGCTCCGACGCCTACGTCGTGACGGACGACTTCCGGCTCGTCCTGGACGACCGCTGCCACGGCCACCCCCCCATCGTCGACCTCGACAGCGCGCACTACAAGATGATGAGCGGCTTTGAGAAGCTTGTGCAACACGGCGTTCCATCGCTGGTCGACTGCAAGCGCGTGACGGTGAGGGGGCTCGTTCAGTTCGGCGCTGATAACGTGCTCACGGGCACGGTCAAGATCGAGAACGCGGACAGCGCCTCGCCGTTCGTGATCCCCGATGGCGCCAAGCTGAACGACACAacggcgtcaccgccgcagtCGACAAGCAAGTAG
- a CDS encoding putative dynein light chain 2B, cytoplasmic, with protein MAAAGSGPDIEELVKRITSHRGVRGFLIINNEGIAIRHSFTEASRELAVQYAALFQPLAMSAKTVLQEIDNNNELQLIRLRSKKDEVIVAPDSKYMLIIIQDADMDKVEAKK; from the coding sequence ATGGCTGCCGCCGGCTCCGGTCCCGATATCGAGGAGCTGGTGAAGCGCATCACTTCTCACcgcggcgtgcgtgggtTCTTGATCATCAACAATGAAGGCATCGCCATCCGCCATAGCTTTACCGAGGCATCGCGGGAGCTGGCGGTCCAGTATGCGGCCCTTTTTCAGCCGCTGGCTATGAGCGCCAAGACAGTGCTGCAGGAGAtagacaacaacaacgagcTCCAGCTCATTCGGTTGCGCTCCAAGAAGGACGAGGTCATTGTGGCACCAGATAGCAAGTACATGCTCATCATCATCCAAGATGCAGACATGGACAAGGTAGAGGCTAAGAAGTga
- a CDS encoding putative putative 5-oxoprolinase, protein MSTTVAAEEKLYPSFRFAIDRGGTFTDIIAHVTHADGPVTQEVTKLLSVDPQHYADAPSEGIRRILRKYIPEKVAATGPVDVSHLEEVRMGTTIATNALLEHNGERCAMVLTEGFEDILTIRDQARPHLFALNIVKALALPEQVMGAKERIRPVSVKEQAAYASQAEWPSTWVRCGESFVMDVLQRLHTDDIRQKLQAAYDVGIRSVAVCLLHSYAYAVHEQQVKHIAQQVGFPAISLSSELMALIKYVPRSITASVDAYLSPLILNYIASFKANFAHNLAGVRLYFIQSDGGLTSADTFYGYRAVLSGPAGGVVGYAHTCAEDLGATVQAVGFDMGGTSTDVSRCEGPVVHHTVEAEIAGTPVQAPQVQVHTVAAGGGSLLRWENGMFHVGPASAGAHPGPACYGKGGPLTVTDANLVLGHLHPDYFPKVFGPNADQPLDKQASVTLFKALAAEIACDCSSGSSEDSNPVMSVEELAFAFVLVANEAMCRPIRNITEASGYRCAEHALAVFGGAGGQHACAMARSLGMNKIYVHRLASILSAVGASVTDVVEERMASVRLDLRAEGLAPVVEQQFDELIDSAATQLRRLGFDDNHILIERFLSMQYEGTNTSLMIAEGNHQAVAASAVFSAENFERLYLAQYQQQYGFVLSGARRIIIDGVRIRARGTLQSRSEREAQAASLATATQKQFQQPPYTTRAEQLPPQPVSMTRSYFASGWEEIPVYHVDPANGPLRGPALLIMNGTSVLLEHESTAYTNDKGNVIIHTAQVVEQFTTELSPLPLSIFSHRFMSIAEQMGNALQRTSISTNIKERLDFSCAIFDPDGHLVANAPHIPVHLGAMGAAVRWQRDHYGSEWKEGDVMLTNHPACGGSHLPDITVISAFFHEGRIVAYVASRGHHADVGGTTPGSMPPFSKTLMEEGAAIKTLKLVQQGTFNEDGIREALLAPGKLPGMSGCRTIEDSVSDLRAQVAANNRGIQLLQGLIESYTMEVVQAYMKHIQTTAELAARRVLQRIAREYGEAAESDSAGTGLVTLQATDYMDDGTPICLRISIQPKSGEATFDFTGSGSQVMNSTNCPTAVVHSSIIYCIRCLVDSDIPLNQGCMKPITVVVPPNSILSPDEDLPVVAGNVTTSQRVTDVVLMALRAVANSHGCMNNFTLGSSDFAYYETICGGSGAGPTFAGTSAVHTNMTNTRLTDPEIFEARYPILLRTFRVRRDSGGAGLHRGGDGVVRSVLALRDMIAVVLTERRVLAPQGLFGGGNGERGLNMLYVPVPPSHTATLGAPVWKNAHDMLHDKVRGAWMGEEQTTFYHPRNIGGKNVVDVKMGDIITLYTAGGGGCHAAAA, encoded by the coding sequence ATGTCGACCACAGTCGCAGCCGAGGAGAAGCTATACCCCTCCTTCCGCTTCGCCATTGatcgcggcggcaccttcaCGGACATTATCGCCCATGTCACTCATGCAGACGGTCCGGTGACTCAGGAAGTCACGAAGCTGCTCTCTGTAGACCCACAGCACTACGCCGATGCCCCAAGCGAGGGCATTCGTCGCATTCTGCGCAAGTACATCCCCGAGAAGGTGGCTGCCACCGGCCCGGTAGACGTGTCGCACCTTGAAGAAGTCCGTATGGGCACAACCATCGCAACGAACGCGCTTCTGGAACACAACGGCGAGCGCTGCGCAATGGTGCTGACGGAGGGCTTCGAGGACATCCTCACCATTCGCGACCAGGCGCGTCCGCACCTCTTTGCCCTGAACATCGTGAAGGCCCTGGCGCTCCCGGAGCAAGTGATGGGTGCGAAGGAGCGCATACGCCCGGTGTCGGTCAAGGAGCAGGCCGCGTACGCATCGCAAGCGGAGTGGCCGTCGACGTgggtgcggtgcggggaAAGCTTTGTGAtggatgtgctgcagcggctgcacacCGACGACATCCGGCAGAAGCTGCAGGCGGCCTACGACGTCGGTATCCGCAGCGTGGCCGTTTGTCTTCTTCACTCGTACGCCTACGCCGTACACGAGCAGCAGGTCAAGCACATTGCGCAGCAGGTCGGCTTCCCTGCCATTTCGCTGTCCAGCGAGCTCATGGCGCTCATCAAGTACGTGCCGCGGTCCATCACGGCCTCCGTGGACGCCTACCTGAGCCCGCTCATCCTCAACTACATCGCCTCTTTCAAGGCGAACTTCGCGCACAATCTGGCCGGTGTGCGGCTGTACTTTATCCAGAGCGACGGCGGACTGACGAGTGCCGACACCTTCTACGGCTACCGTGCCGTGCTTAGCGGCCCAGCtggtggtgtggtggggTACGCCCACACCTGCGCCGAAGACTTGGGCGCCACCGTGCAGGCCGTGGGCTTTGACATGGGTGGCACAAGCACGGACGTCTCGAGGTGCGAAGGGCCAGTAGTGCACCACACCGTCGAGGCCGAGATTGCTGGCACCCCAGTGCAGGCTCCGCAGGTGCAAGTGCACActgtcgccgctggcggcgggtCACTGCTACGGTGGGAAAACGGGATGTTCCACGTGGGTCCCGCCTCTGCTGGCGCGCACCCGGGTCCCGCCTGCTACGGCAAGGGCGGTCCACTGACAGTGACAGATGCAAATCTGGTGCTGGGCCACCTGCACCCCGACTACTTCCCCAAGGTGTTTGGCCCCAACGCGGACCAGCCGCTGGACAAGCAGGCCTCTGTGACGCTGTTCAAGGCCTTGGCCGCCGAGATCGCAtgcgactgcagcagcggcagcagcgaggactCTAACCCCGTCATGTCCGTCGAGGAGCTCGCCTTTGCGTTTGTCCTTGTGGCGAACGAGGCGATGTGCCGCCCCATTCGCAACATCACCGAGGCCAGCGGCTACCGCTGCGCCGAGCACGCCCTGGCGGTCttcggcggtgccggcggccaGCACGCGTGTGCCATGGCCCGTTCATTGGGCATGAACAAGATCTACGtgcaccgcctcgcctccATCCTAAGTGCGGTGGGGGCCAGTGTGACGGATGTTGTGGAGGAGCGCATGGCAAGTGTGCGACTGGACCTGCGCGCGGAGGGACtggcgccggtggtggaGCAACAGTTCGACGAGCTCATCGACTCCGCCGCGACTCAGCTGCGTCGACTTGGCTTCGACGACAATCACATTCTCATTGAGCGCTTCCTGAGCATGCAGTACGAGGGCACCAACACGAGCCTGATGATCGCGGAGGGCAATCACCAGGCGGTCGCCGCGTCAGCCGTCTTCAGCGCTGAAAATTTTGAGCGCCTCTACCTGGCGCAGTATCAGCAGCAGTACGGCTTTGTGCTGAGCGGTGCCCGCCGCATCATCATCGACGGTGTGCGCATCCGTGCCCGCGGAACGCTGCAAAGCCGATCCGAGCGTGAGGCACAGGCGGCAAGCCTGGCGACTGCCACCCAGAAGCAGTTCCAGCAACCGCCGTACACGACTcgggcggagcagctgccgccgcagccggtgtCCATGACGCGCAGCTACTTCGCCTCTGGCTGGGAGGAAATTCCTGTTTACCACGTCGACCCCGCCAATGGACCTCTCCGCGGCCCCGCGCTGCTCATCATGAACGGCACgagcgtgctgctggagcacgAGTCCACGGCGTACACGAACGACAAGGGAAACGTTATCATCCACACGGCGCAGGTCGTGGAGCAGTTCACGACGGAGCTGAgcccgctgcccctctccatcTTTTCTCACCGCTTCATGTCGATAGCAGAGCAGATGGGcaacgcgctgcagcggacgAGCATCTCCACCAACATCAAAGAGCGCCTGGActtcagctgcgccatctTCGACCCCGACGGTCACCTCGTCGCCAATGCGCCGCACATCCCCGTGCACCTCGGGGCTATGGGGGCCGCGGTGCGCTGGCAGCGCGACCACTACGGATCGGAGTGGAAGGAGGGCGACGTTATGTTGACGAACCACCCCGCCTGCGGCGGTAGCCACCTGCCCGACATTACCGTCATCTCCGCGTTCTTCCATGAAGGCAGGATTGTGGCCTACGTCGCCTCCCGTGGCCACCACGCCGACGTGGGGGGTACGACGCCGGGATCCATGCCGCCCTTCTCGAAGACACTCATGGAAGAAGGGGCGGCTATCAAGACGCTGAAGCTGGTCCAGCAAGGCACCTTCAACGAGGACGGCATCCGCGAGGCCCTGCTCGCCCCCGGCAAGCTACCCGGCATGTCCGGGTGTCGCACCATCGAGGACAGCGTCTCCGACCTCCGTGCGCAGGTGGCCGCGAACAACCGCGGCattcagctgctgcagggacTGATCGAGTCCTATACTATGGAGGTGGTCCAAGCATACATGAAGCACATCCAGACCACGGCCGAGCTCGCCGCGCGCagggtgctgcagcgcatcgctCGCGAGTACGGCGAAGCCGCAGAGAGCGACAGCGCGGGCACGGGCCTGGTGACGCTGCAAGCGACAGACTACATGGACGACGGCACGCCGATCTGCCTGCGCATCTCGATCCAGCCGAAGAGCGGCGAAGCCACGTTTGATTTCACCGGCTCCGGCAGCCAAGTAATGAACTCGACCAACTGCCCGACCGCCGTCGTGCACTCCTCCATCATCTACTGCATCCGCTGCCTCGTCGACTCCGACATTCCGCTGAACCAGGGCTGCATGAAGCCGAtcacggtggtggtgccacCCAACTCCATCCTGAGCCCCGATGAGGACCTTCCGGTAGTGGCGGGCAATGTGACGACCAGCCAGCGCGTGACGGATGTGGTGCTCATGGCGCTGCGTGCCGTCGCCAACTCGCACGGCTGCATGAACAACTTCACTCTGGGTTCCAGCGACTTCGCCTATTACGAGACCAtctgtggcggcagcggcgccgggcCAACCTTCGCCGGCACCTCTGCCGTGCACACGAACATGACAAATACGCGGCTCACCGACCCAGAGATTTTTGAGGCGCGCTACCCGATCCTGCTGCGAACCTTCCGCGTCCGCCGCGACTCGGGCGGTGCCGGCCTCCACCggggtggcgacggcgtggtGCGCAGTGTGCTTGCTCTGCGTGACATGATCGCAGTAGTGCTGACGGAGCGGCGCGTATTGGCGCCGCAGGGTCTctttggcggcggcaacggcgagcGGGGCTTGAACATGTTGTACGTGCCAGTCCCCCCATCGCACACAGCCACCCTCGGCGCGCCTGTGTGGAAGAACGCGCACGACATGCTGCACGACAAGGTGCGCGGTGCGTggatgggggaggagcaAACGACGTTCTACCACCCTCGCAACATCGGCGGCAAAAACGTCGTGGACGTAAAGATGGGTGACATCATCACCCTCTACACTGCCGGGGGTGGCGGgtgccacgccgctgcggcgtaG
- a CDS encoding putative calpain-like cysteine peptidase, which yields MTVTREQSYISVCRELNDLPLRQVQEALKYGDARLDVSGIYLPRKHFRCVLQFIEERPDIEELILDGVNIGVEEVKLLKESLLRSCVSKLSLQRIKLDSASAKIIRQLCIENSNLVSVVLRETCIPSYLVDEIMLIVDLNRLNAESSSSTSTAEAQQKASGVGRWILFRGRKDRDFCGTVKLSTSVTRKVVDGFVTSYDSVFSDISFQQDAFNHPVAGTEAIRLNRYSALHSFQEAKLGNSKAPFSPSPYYNNQNLCAALNVLTFYNALCKSLVVKRYDKAGLYVFRLFAGGSPVEVYVDDLVPCIHVDATCTIVGLNSCSSPFYAAVLEKAVAKAIGGYRYIQELSLRDCIELLTGCTAFEVNLLRRSSFSTTFDTLRALSEYGHKLVACAIPRTSIEEQTFEESGVWCGIPYAILKTDVCRKKGIHYVFLIQVAAPSNGRALKYAFEYEMYKTEEVNGNCVLWVTFEDFAATFERLFLLLWPFDDAVSDHKNTVEFQVASESLSASSQFAKNPSFLLQNEGKNSSPVMVSLSTFSASDVAIGAKCLFYKAANTENGASLRRYNVCENNALFDSEVFEGNEGSFFFNLLPTERLQMTLSSRVPSSFRIGISSVENVTAIQLPDIMTSSTLSAKWNTFFKAKRFSDDIFQLNRISGGITVSLVLALSQTTGNSPPFPLGVLGWKGTSIDIVDAANPHFSTQQERSTVCVHSFLLTLGAGESVFILPYCCGNRCPDDYDLTVFCKESFTQSRVKTASVLRCTKT from the coding sequence ATGACAGTGACACGAGAGCAGTCATATATCTCTGTATGCAGGGAACTAAATGACCTCCCTCTTCGCCAGGTTCAAGAGGCCTTGAAGTATGGCGATGCAAGGCTTGATGTCAGCGGAATTTACTTACCACGGAAGCACTTTCGCTGCGTACTGCAATTTATCGAGGAGCGCCCCGACATCGAAGAGCTAATCTTGGATGGCGTGAACATaggtgtggaggaggtgaagctACTGAAAGAGTCACTGCTGCGCTCTTGCGTGTCAAAGCTGAGTCTGCAGCGGATAAAGCTGGACTCTGCAAGCGCGAAAATTATTCGTCAACTTTGCATTGAAAATTCGAACTTAGTGTCTGTTGTACTGAGAGAGACGTGCATCCCTTCTTATCTAGTCGATGAAATTATGCTGATTGTTGATTTGAATCGGTTGAACGCGGAATCGTCGAGCTCCACGTCTACTGCGGAGGCGCAACAGAAGGCCTCGGGTGTGGGACGGTGGATTCTTTTCAGGGGAAGAAAGGACCGTGACTTTTGTGGGACTGTGAAGCTATCAACTAGTGTGACGAGAAAAGTTGTCGACGGTTTTGTTACATCATACGACTCTGTTTTTAGTGATATCTCTTTTCAACAAGACGCTTTCAATCATCCTGTTGCAGGGACGGAAGCAATTCGATTGAATAGATACTCTGCATTGCACTCCTTTCAGGAAGCTAAGCTGGGAAATTCCAAAGCTCCTTTCTCGCCATCGCCTTATTACAACAACCAGAATTTGTGCGCTGCTTTGAATGTTCTCACTTTTTACAACGCCCTTTGCAAGTCGTTGGTTGTAAAACGATACGATAAGGCGGGGCTGTACGTGTTTCGCCTTTTTGCCGGCGGATCACCTGTTGAGGTGTACGTTGACGATTTAGTTCCATGCATTCACGTAGATGCGACATGCACCATTGTAGGTTTGAATTCGTGCAGTAGCCCGTTTTACGCCGCGGTCCTTGAGAAGGCTGTTGCAAAAGCAATAGGTGGTTATCGCTACATCCAAGAACTATCGTTACGTGACTGCATCGAGCTCCTTACAGGTTGCACAGCTTTCGAAGTGAATTTATTGAGGCGATCATCGTTTTCTACCACTTTCGACACGCTACGAGCCCTGAGCGAGTATGGACACAAACTGGTCGCGTGCGCCATCCCGCGTACCTCGATTGAGGAACAAACGTTCGAAGAGAGCGGGGTGTGGTGCGGAATTCCGTACGCCATTTTGAAAACGGATGTTTGCCGAAAAAAAGGTATTCACTATGTTTTTTTGATTCAGGTGGCTGCCCCGTCGAATGGAAGGGCCCTGAAGTACGCGTTTGAGTATGAGATGTACAAGACCGAAGAGGTAAATGGGAACTGTGTTTTGTGGGTGACGTTTGAAGACTTTGCTGCTACGTTTGAgcgcctttttcttcttctgtgGCCTTTCGACGACGCTGTATCGGATCATAAAAATACTGTGGAGTTTCAAGTGGCGAGCGAGTCTTTGTCTGCGTCTTCTCAATTCGCTAAGAACCCCAGTTTTTTGCTTCAAAATGAAGGAAAGAACTCAAGCCCGGTTATGGTGTCGTTATCCACTTTTTCCGCATCTGACGTCGCAATTGGAGCCAAATGTCTTTTTTACAAGGCCGCTAATACTGAGAATGGAGCTTCTCTGCGTCGCTACAATGTATGCGAAAACAATGCATTGTTTGACTCGGAGGTGTTTGAAGGGAATGAGgggtctttttttttcaatCTGCTCCCCACAGAGCGCCTGCAGATGACTCTTTCTTCACGTGTACCAAGCAGCTTTAGGATTGGAATATCATCCGTGGAGAATGTCACCGCGATTCAGCTCCCAGACATTATGACTTCGTCCACTTTGTCTGCAAAGTGGAACACGTTCTTTAAGGCAAAGCGTTTTTCTGACGATATATTTCAGCTTAACAGGATTAGTGGTGGAATCACTGTTAGTCTTGTACTTGCTCTCTCTCAAACCACTGGCAACAGCCCTCCTTTCCCGCTCGGAGTTCTTGGTTGGAAGGGTACTTCTATCGACATTGTCGATGCAGCCAATCCACATTTTTCCACACAACAGGAAAGGAGCACTGTCTGCGTACATAGCTTCCTGCTTACTCTCGGTGCTGGTGAAAGCGTCTTTATCCTTCCTTATTGCTGTGGAAACCGATGTCCTGATGATTATGATCTTACGGTTTTCTGCAAGGAAAGCTTTACGCAGAGCAGAGTGAAAACGGCCTCTGTGCTACGATGTACAAAGACCTGA
- a CDS encoding vacuolar protein sorting complex subunit,putative → MTWNKAADHLIVVLNTGFVHFYNYCGATAAPSLPMEIPVVCTSCDNGFVALVDTATEAKLVLLHLGPQKEYTVRELSLPQSIRQFMTTIALVALDERADKRQTAEVFLSYSPWSSNSFICRCIFGASNSSFSELDVPVEGGRVLEMCRSPTGRGVAFMMLDGSVYSTNSGFSEVSLLRRTDATPESFVQMTWCGSHCVAYLQRMQYGGASGEGDGEDYSCSLFLMNVDEPDNSDCISDLPFDCCLLPEKDGAWVLSRESLYFLQIAPLAVQHVFSVGSRAAGAMLVATYDEFMTGDASAVRMLRNLEHTSGALVEAVAECVAAAGFEFAAAQQKRLLRIAAFGRTFCSLCDSSSFMAMSKRLRVRNHLRLEPLGMIVTDQQLTDLGEVRLLQRLTMCSEHQVAFCVAEVLGSDVKPVMLDWAMCRLARVSVHRKDEEVEVAKQIVKKLKACRFTAFAELAQQAKVTGHGTAAMVLLDAEVNPFHQVPMLLSIGEPDMALKRAIQAADADLVFTVMVHMIRSRGSAGLATLTSHEISCNLLLQYVGVCEGNQQLMAEYFNKHPRVQAYFHLRSYFHEETRLGHALSQSMESGNWEMLQECKGVDIQAAIVSTKKAVEQRPRPQPTTTPFSPIGGSGIPFPASMVEERFLQLQSSLLDEQTQLMNEYKDYRFLQASAADTIRYTLEHGRTSVAQRLKNEFCVPEKMFQRCMLGAYLCTSQWDLIDDMSGISSNKKTVLDGEAYVTALLSYKRPQQAKQYISRIPKIETRMEYYVLCSDWFGAGADCKRNNDPDLLTQLKDRAKGNPDVLRQIEEGWSTLPQRSGISFPKFF, encoded by the coding sequence ATGACATGGAACAAGGCAGCTGATCACTTGATAGTAGTTTTGAATACAGGGTTTGTCCACTTTTACAACTATTGCGGtgcaacggcagcgccgtctttGCCGATGGAAATACCGGTTGTCTGTACATCGTGCGACAATGGGTTTGTTGCGCTGGTTGACACCGCAACTGAAGCGAAGCTTGTACTTCTGCACCTTGGACCACAAAAAGAGTACACCGTGCGCGAGCTCTCTTTGCCGCAGAGCATTCGCCAGTTCATGACGACCATCGCGCTCGTCGCCCTCGACGAAAGGGCTGACAAAAGACAGACAGCAGAGGTCTTCCTTTCCTATTCACCCTGGTCCTCGAACTCATTCATTTGCCGGTGCATTTTCGGAGCCTCAAACTCGTCTTTCTCAGAGCTCGATGTGCCAGTCGAGGGAGGGCGCGTTCTGGAGATGTGCCGCTCGCCCACCGGCCGGGGCGTCGCGTTTATGATGCTAGATGGGTCGGTATACTCGACGAATAGTGGATTCTCTGAGGTTTCTCTGCTTAGGCGTACTGACGCGACTCCGGAAAGTTTTGTGCAAATGACGTGGTGTGGAAGCCATTGTGTTGCATATCTACAACGAATGCAGTACGGCGGCGCGTCGGGTGAGGGTGATGGCGAGGACTACTCCTGCTCGCTATTCTTGATGAACGTCGACGAGCCTGACAACAGTGACTGCATCTCTGACTTACCATTTGATTGTTGTCTTCTTCCCGAGAAGGACGGTGCTTGGGTGCTTTCTAGAGAGTCGCTATATTTCCTGCAGATCGCCCCGCTTGCCGTCCAGCACGTCTTTTCTGTTGGCTCACGGGCCGCTGGGGCGATGCTTGTCGCAACTTACGACGAGTTCATGACCGGAGATGCGTCTGCAGTGCGAATGCTACGGAATCTTGAGCACACCTCAGGCGCGCTGGTGGAAGCGGTCGCTGAGTGCGTTGCTGCAGCGGGCTTCGAGTTTGCCGCGGCGCAACAGAAGCGGCTGTTGAGAATCGCCGCATTTGGCCGAACCTTTTGTTCCCTCTGTGATTCAAGCTCATTCATGGCCATGTCGAAGCGACTGCGTGTGCGCAATCACCTTCGTCTCGAGCCGCTCGGGATGATAGTGACTGACCAGCAGCTCACTGACCTCGGCGAGGTGCGCCTTCTACAGCGTCTTACTATGTGCAGCGAGCATCAGGTGGCCTTTTGTGTGGCAGAGGTTCTTGGGTCAGATGTGAAGCCGGTGATGCTGGACTGGGCGATGTGCAGACTGGCGCGTGTCTCAGTTCACAGGAAGGATGAAGAGGTGGAGGTCGCGAAGCAAATAGTCAAGAAGCTGAAGGCGTGTAGATTCACTGCATTCGCAGAGTTGGCACAGCAGGCTAAGGTCACCGgccacggcaccgccgcaatGGTACTGCTGGATGCAGAAGTGAATCCGTTTCATCAAGTGCCGATGCTGCTTAGCATAGGCGAGCCCGACATGGCCTTGAAGCGCGCCATTCAAGCTGCTGATGCGGACCTGGTGTTCACGGTCATGGTTCACATGATCCGCAGTCGCGGCTCCGCTGGGCTTGCCACCTTGACATCGCACGAAATTTCGTGCAATCTGCTGCTGCAATACGTGGGGGTGTGCGAAGGCAATCAGCAGCTCATGGCTGAGTACTTCAACAAGCACCCACGGGTTCAGGCCTACTTCCATCTGCGCAGCTACTTTCACGAGGAAACACGACTGGGACACGCGCTGTCGCAGTCGATGGAAAGCGGAAATTGGGAAATGCTACAAGAGTGCAAAGGCGTGGATATCCAGGCTGCTATTGTCTCGACCAAGAAGGCTGTAGAGCAGAGGCCACGCCCGCAGCCGACCACCACGCCCTTTTCTCCGATCGGCGGTAGCGGGATTCCGTTCCCAGCTTCCATGGTCGAGGAGCGCTTTTTGCAGCTTCAGAGCAGCCTCCTCGATGAGCAGACTCAGCTTATGAACGAGTACAAAGACTACCGCTTCCTGCaggccagcgccgccgacacgATCCGCTACACCCTCGAGCATGGACGCACTtctgtcgcgcagcggctgaaGAATGAGTTTTGTGTACCAGAGAAGATGTTCCAGCGTTGCATGCTCGGTGCGTACTTGTGCACTAGTCAGTGGGACCTCATTGACGATATGAGCGGCATCTCGTCCAACAAGAAGACGGTGCTGGACGGTGAGGCTTATGTCACCGCCTTACTCTCCTACAAGCGTCCGCAGCAGGCAAAGCAGTATATTTCGCGCATTCCAAAGATTGAGACGCGGAT